In a genomic window of Pseudomonas oryzihabitans:
- a CDS encoding NAD(P)-binding domain-containing protein: MIGAGPAGLQAGYCLQEQGCDYLILESGQAPGTSFKRFPRHRKLISINKVHTGYDDPEINLRWDWNSLLSDEQPSQRFPDFSRRYFPDADDMPRYLKSFAEQHQLNVRSGCTVTNVKRDGHFIVTLGNGEQLHARVLIVATGVHLGWLPAIEGIEHAEHYADMDVDPEPLTNKKVLILGKGNSAFETADALIEHAAMIHVASPNPLRMAWSTHYVGHVRAVNNNLLDTYQLKSQNAVLDAQLQRIERDGERYKAWFAYQHAEGEQEMIEYDRVIACTGFRFDDSLFDDSCRPQLCTQGRLPVQSADWQSANVPDLYFAGTLMQYLDYKKYMSGFIHGFRYNVRTLCRLLHERYEGIGLPSQTLALQTEALCERLLARINRSSALWQQPGYLQDVAVLDRKEHTLTFFEELTMLQVAERFAGQEYLTLTLEFGQRKFDNPFNVERVGRENVKRAEDSNFLHPIVRHYQDGELLAEHHVIEDLAAEWHEPEHVEPLLAFLEQRLHASVAPHYMSLFQTVPTF, encoded by the coding sequence GTGATCGGTGCTGGCCCGGCCGGTTTGCAGGCAGGCTACTGCCTGCAGGAACAGGGCTGCGATTACCTGATACTCGAAAGTGGCCAAGCGCCGGGAACCAGCTTCAAGCGCTTCCCCCGGCACCGTAAGCTGATTTCCATCAACAAGGTCCACACCGGCTACGACGATCCGGAAATCAACCTGCGCTGGGATTGGAACTCGCTGCTCAGCGACGAGCAGCCGAGCCAGCGTTTCCCTGATTTCAGTCGGCGCTACTTCCCTGACGCCGATGACATGCCCCGTTACCTCAAGAGCTTCGCCGAGCAGCATCAACTGAACGTGCGCAGCGGCTGCACCGTGACCAACGTCAAGCGTGACGGGCACTTCATCGTCACTTTGGGCAACGGCGAGCAGCTGCATGCGCGTGTGCTGATCGTGGCGACCGGCGTGCACCTGGGCTGGCTGCCGGCCATCGAGGGCATCGAGCACGCCGAGCATTATGCCGACATGGATGTCGATCCCGAGCCACTGACCAACAAGAAAGTGCTGATCCTGGGCAAGGGCAACTCGGCGTTCGAGACCGCCGATGCGCTGATTGAGCACGCCGCGATGATTCACGTGGCCAGCCCCAACCCGTTGCGCATGGCCTGGTCGACTCACTATGTAGGCCATGTCCGGGCAGTCAACAACAACCTGCTCGATACCTACCAGCTCAAGTCGCAGAACGCTGTGCTCGATGCCCAGTTGCAGCGTATCGAGCGCGACGGCGAGCGCTACAAAGCGTGGTTCGCCTACCAGCACGCCGAGGGCGAGCAGGAAATGATCGAGTACGACCGGGTCATTGCCTGCACTGGTTTCCGCTTCGACGATTCGCTGTTCGACGACAGCTGCCGCCCACAGCTATGCACCCAGGGCCGGCTGCCGGTGCAGAGTGCCGACTGGCAGTCCGCCAACGTACCGGACCTGTATTTCGCCGGCACCCTTATGCAGTACCTGGACTACAAGAAGTACATGTCCGGCTTCATCCATGGTTTCCGCTACAACGTGCGCACCCTGTGCCGCCTGCTGCATGAGCGCTACGAAGGCATCGGTCTGCCAAGCCAGACGCTGGCGTTGCAGACCGAGGCGCTGTGCGAGCGTTTGCTGGCGCGAATCAACCGTTCCTCGGCGCTCTGGCAGCAACCGGGCTATCTGCAGGACGTGGCGGTGCTCGACCGCAAGGAGCATACGCTGACCTTCTTCGAGGAACTGACCATGCTCCAGGTCGCCGAGCGCTTCGCTGGGCAGGAATACCTCACCCTGACCCTGGAGTTCGGCCAGCGCAAGTTCGACAACCCGTTCAACGTCGAGCGCGTCGGCCGAGAAAACGTCAAGCGCGCCGAGGACTCCAACTTCCTCCATCCGATCGTGCGCCATTACCAGGACGGCGAACTGCTGGCCGAACACCACGTGATCGAGGACCTGGCCGCCGAATGGCACGAGCCCGAGCATGTCGAGCCGCTGCTGGCGTTCCTCGAACAGCGTCTGCACGCCAGTGTCGCCCCTCACTACATGTCCCTGTTCCAGACCGTTCCGACATTTTGA
- a CDS encoding coproporphyrinogen-III oxidase family protein, with protein MYEAYYPLTYYFYPLLGDAVHARLPGVFQQPVAAGIETLLYVHIPYCQDMCRFCPFHVRVDKDTSVYERYTQALCRDIRNEAASVRGQSSMLRAIYFGGGSPSVLSPGQLQRIMDTIRQSFTIDPQAEWTFEGEPKTLGDPHRLEVLKANGVQRISFGLQTYDQSLRDHFNIAATLDDVANVRDQGRRFGFDEINVDMMYNLPGQTLVSLERDLARLIDDGFDSVDYYNLHYFAFPPKFKRQMEEGSIPPKPSDTLMLAMFEQLRHRLAESGYRNVADQIYSRKDQVCEYFRLLWGGGGGEHRAETLAVGSSARGYVDGFSYMKQSNVNRYMEAIEQGLPSIEKSSLALERPENRGAVMFPKFLRLDKAHHQALQTIDPRLLERWVEHGLLADGEHAYEISQRGRLWTNNMTTDLFEATQRQVGGQVLTLLESRPGARTGSF; from the coding sequence ATGTACGAGGCCTACTATCCGCTGACTTATTATTTCTATCCGTTGCTCGGCGATGCGGTGCATGCCCGACTGCCAGGCGTATTCCAGCAACCGGTGGCGGCCGGCATAGAAACCCTGCTCTATGTGCACATACCCTACTGCCAGGACATGTGCCGTTTCTGCCCGTTCCACGTGCGTGTGGACAAGGACACCTCGGTCTACGAGCGTTACACCCAGGCGCTGTGCCGTGACATTCGCAACGAGGCGGCGAGTGTGCGTGGCCAGTCCTCGATGCTGCGCGCTATCTACTTCGGTGGCGGCTCGCCCTCGGTGCTGTCGCCTGGGCAGCTGCAACGCATCATGGATACCATCAGGCAGAGTTTCACCATCGACCCGCAGGCCGAATGGACTTTTGAGGGCGAGCCGAAGACTCTTGGCGATCCGCATCGCCTGGAGGTACTCAAGGCCAATGGCGTGCAGCGTATCAGCTTCGGCCTTCAGACCTATGACCAGTCGCTGCGCGACCACTTCAATATCGCCGCGACTCTGGATGACGTGGCCAATGTGCGCGATCAGGGGCGGCGCTTCGGCTTCGACGAGATCAACGTCGACATGATGTACAACTTGCCAGGGCAGACTCTGGTGTCGCTGGAGCGTGACCTGGCGCGGCTGATCGACGACGGCTTCGACAGCGTCGACTACTACAACCTGCACTACTTCGCCTTCCCGCCCAAGTTCAAGCGCCAGATGGAGGAGGGCAGCATTCCGCCCAAGCCCAGCGATACCTTGATGCTTGCGATGTTCGAACAGTTGCGCCACCGCCTGGCAGAGTCGGGCTACCGCAACGTCGCCGACCAGATCTACAGCCGCAAGGATCAGGTGTGCGAGTACTTCCGCCTGCTGTGGGGCGGCGGTGGTGGCGAGCACCGCGCCGAGACGCTGGCGGTCGGCTCCTCGGCGCGCGGCTACGTCGATGGTTTCAGCTACATGAAGCAAAGCAACGTAAACCGCTACATGGAGGCGATCGAGCAAGGGCTGCCGAGCATCGAGAAGAGCTCGCTGGCGCTGGAGCGTCCGGAAAACCGTGGTGCGGTGATGTTTCCCAAGTTCCTGCGACTGGACAAGGCCCACCACCAGGCGCTGCAGACCATTGACCCGCGGTTGCTGGAGCGCTGGGTCGAGCACGGCCTGCTGGCCGACGGTGAGCACGCCTACGAGATCTCCCAGCGAGGTCGGCTGTGGACCAACAACATGACCACCGACCTGTTCGAGGCCACCCAGCGCCAGGTCGGCGGGCAAGTGCTGACGCTGCTCGAAAGCCGCCCGGGCGCCCGCACGGGGTCCTTCTGA
- a CDS encoding ATP-grasp domain-containing protein, whose translation MKGKRIGVLHAYPGRRLLDGLGAAGLRVVLIGNGEAWCEHPAVEAVLNVPLWPLEGLFDAVRGYHARQPLDALLPVNEGTVLATAQLAEQLGLAGMSVATAVASRNKYLAALLWEAQGIVVPPTLPLDARTPWARVREQLGERVVIKLSDSMNSQGVIAVADERQYQAALARLEGLIAQSIAVDPLKDRNRFAYGHGSLRMIAQAYCEGREFGIDVLLQADGEDLVLAVLEKEGGHGPYFAESASVWPTSGNRDEERQLGALAIRAARGLGLTQGAAHVEIRYRQGVPCVLEAGLRPGGGFTVQAIGRLTGLDVHAAQAGQLLGLPALPALAPPQGAMLFGGVVIERSGVLREVEGLEVFDDMPGLCERIILAEPGDWVQAMPDSAQPHYCYYLIAGEDRQAVLGRHMRIQRQIRLHVETSGVERD comes from the coding sequence ATGAAGGGAAAACGCATAGGCGTGCTTCACGCCTATCCCGGTCGACGCCTGCTCGATGGCCTGGGCGCAGCGGGCTTGCGCGTGGTACTGATCGGCAACGGCGAGGCGTGGTGTGAGCACCCTGCCGTGGAGGCGGTGCTTAATGTGCCGCTGTGGCCGCTCGAGGGGTTGTTCGATGCTGTTCGTGGTTACCACGCGCGGCAGCCGCTCGATGCCTTGCTGCCGGTCAACGAAGGCACCGTGCTGGCGACGGCGCAACTGGCCGAGCAGTTGGGCTTGGCGGGCATGTCGGTGGCCACGGCAGTCGCCAGCCGCAACAAGTACCTGGCGGCGCTGCTCTGGGAGGCTCAGGGCATCGTCGTGCCGCCGACCTTGCCCCTGGATGCGCGCACGCCGTGGGCACGAGTGCGTGAGCAGTTGGGCGAGCGCGTGGTGATCAAGCTCAGTGACTCGATGAACAGCCAAGGGGTCATCGCGGTCGCTGACGAGCGGCAGTACCAGGCTGCGCTGGCCAGGCTCGAAGGCCTCATCGCGCAGTCCATCGCGGTCGATCCACTCAAGGACCGCAACCGCTTCGCCTACGGTCACGGCAGCCTACGCATGATTGCCCAGGCCTACTGCGAAGGGCGTGAGTTCGGTATCGACGTGCTGCTGCAGGCTGACGGCGAGGATCTGGTGCTAGCGGTACTGGAGAAGGAAGGCGGACATGGGCCGTACTTCGCCGAATCGGCATCGGTCTGGCCGACCTCCGGCAATCGTGACGAGGAGCGCCAACTGGGCGCGTTGGCGATCCGTGCGGCGCGGGGCCTGGGGCTGACCCAGGGCGCCGCGCACGTCGAGATCCGTTACCGGCAGGGCGTGCCCTGCGTATTAGAGGCGGGGTTGCGGCCAGGCGGCGGTTTCACTGTGCAGGCGATCGGCCGCCTTACCGGGTTGGATGTGCATGCCGCCCAGGCTGGGCAGTTGCTCGGCCTTCCGGCCTTGCCGGCCCTAGCTCCGCCCCAGGGCGCGATGCTGTTCGGTGGCGTGGTGATCGAGCGCAGCGGTGTGCTGCGCGAGGTCGAGGGGCTGGAGGTGTTCGACGACATGCCGGGGTTGTGTGAGCGGATCATCCTGGCCGAGCCCGGTGACTGGGTACAGGCGATGCCCGACTCGGCTCAGCCGCACTACTGCTACTACCTGATCGCCGGCGAAGACCGGCAGGCTGTACTGGGGCGGCACATGCGCATCCAGCGTCAGATCCGTCTGCACGTCGAGACCTCGGGGGTGGAGCGTGATTGA
- a CDS encoding methyltransferase translates to MQTAFDTLVAQDPVNMALYGFMGSGILFHGHRLGLYRELAAAPDGVALDTLAQRLDLDQDTLRRVLGGAMAWNLVGHGAYGYVLTSGAQRSLDPASPQFLGPLLEHFADNTQPLFEHLDAALASGQAQWSQLAQEAQAPFDYLEAEERGSAFHDAMWSLSHQPSEELVGLGLLDEVDSIVDLGGGVGAFAIAAARRHPGLRATVFDLPAVERHCLARVESMELLGRVGFVAGDFWDSPLPKAQAYALGFILSDWDDEQSCALLRRVREALPENGRVLVLDRLLEASGAAPFNAVMQDLAMLLETGGRHRTAEQFEALLRAAGFSRTQVTRGSGEKHAVIGFV, encoded by the coding sequence ATGCAAACGGCATTCGACACCCTCGTCGCTCAGGATCCGGTGAACATGGCGCTTTACGGCTTCATGGGCAGTGGCATCCTCTTCCATGGCCATCGTCTTGGCCTGTATCGCGAACTGGCGGCGGCCCCCGACGGCGTTGCACTGGACACGCTGGCGCAACGCTTGGACCTTGACCAGGACACCCTGCGTCGCGTGCTCGGTGGCGCGATGGCCTGGAACCTGGTCGGTCACGGCGCGTACGGCTATGTCCTGACATCCGGGGCCCAGCGCTCGCTGGATCCGGCGTCACCTCAGTTCCTGGGACCGTTGCTGGAGCATTTCGCCGACAATACCCAGCCGCTGTTCGAGCACCTGGATGCGGCGCTGGCTAGCGGCCAGGCGCAATGGTCGCAATTGGCCCAGGAAGCCCAGGCACCGTTCGACTATCTGGAGGCTGAGGAGCGTGGCAGCGCGTTTCATGACGCCATGTGGAGCCTTAGCCACCAACCTTCCGAAGAGCTCGTAGGGCTTGGCCTGCTCGATGAAGTCGACAGCATTGTCGACCTGGGCGGCGGCGTCGGGGCCTTCGCCATCGCCGCGGCTCGCCGTCACCCCGGTTTGCGCGCGACGGTGTTTGACTTGCCCGCCGTCGAGCGCCATTGCCTGGCGCGTGTCGAGAGCATGGAACTGCTCGGTCGGGTCGGTTTCGTGGCCGGCGATTTCTGGGACAGCCCGTTGCCCAAGGCTCAGGCCTATGCCTTGGGCTTCATCCTCTCGGACTGGGACGATGAGCAGTCGTGCGCCCTGCTGCGCCGGGTGCGCGAAGCCTTGCCGGAGAATGGTCGGGTGTTGGTGCTCGACCGCCTGCTCGAGGCCTCGGGCGCGGCGCCCTTCAATGCCGTGATGCAGGACCTGGCCATGCTGCTGGAAACCGGTGGCCGGCACCGTACCGCCGAGCAGTTCGAGGCGCTACTGCGCGCCGCCGGTTTCAGCAGGACCCAGGTAACCCGCGGCAGCGGCGAAAAGCATGCTGTGATCGGCTTCGTGTAG
- a CDS encoding pyridoxal phosphate-dependent decarboxylase family protein has translation MIDPLQHGRSQALLSAGRQVLEFFADMQVAPERFPLWHAHDAIAERINAPQPLTVDGQPLGDTLAAAIELMSAGLCNVSHPKYFGYISPKPHPATVLGDLLGSALNQTPGAWRAGPSATMIEAEVLHALRGLFDLPPVQGRLPGGIFTGGGTLANLIGLKLAREHWQARVGHDIPFSRARVYMSREGHFSVAKALDVLGFDPQVLVSVEVDSHGVLQVDALTAQLAADIAQGLSPMCVIGMLGTTATGAIDPLQAIADCARQHDLWFHVDAAAGLALAALPEARAMMYGLHEADSITFDPCKWMFAAFGVGCLLVRNGELLAGSFWSGGPYWEEKGELDTFKMNLYGTRQFRSLGLWCLLRHLGVQGYRQTLRGMTAAAASLREQVRADTRYSLVPDQGLMPVLAFRPRAASDQQVQQLVELCQQRGLGYPSILDWQGRQYLRVAVSNPDTGVAHMHSFKQGLDGLLGELALLSD, from the coding sequence GTGATTGATCCCTTGCAGCATGGGCGCTCGCAGGCGCTGTTGAGCGCCGGACGCCAGGTGCTGGAATTCTTCGCTGACATGCAGGTGGCGCCGGAGCGCTTCCCGCTCTGGCACGCGCACGACGCCATCGCCGAGCGGATCAACGCGCCGCAACCGTTGACCGTCGACGGCCAACCGCTGGGCGACACCCTGGCGGCGGCCATCGAACTGATGAGCGCAGGGCTGTGCAATGTCAGCCACCCGAAGTATTTCGGCTACATCTCGCCCAAGCCACACCCCGCCACCGTGCTCGGCGACCTGCTCGGCAGCGCGTTGAACCAGACCCCAGGCGCCTGGCGCGCGGGGCCGAGCGCGACGATGATCGAAGCGGAGGTGTTGCACGCGTTGCGCGGGCTGTTCGACCTGCCGCCAGTGCAGGGCCGTCTGCCGGGAGGGATCTTCACCGGTGGCGGTACCTTGGCCAACCTCATCGGCCTCAAGCTGGCACGCGAGCACTGGCAGGCTCGCGTCGGACATGACATACCGTTCTCTCGGGCGCGGGTGTACATGTCACGCGAAGGGCACTTCTCGGTGGCCAAGGCCCTGGATGTGCTCGGCTTCGATCCGCAGGTGTTGGTCTCGGTGGAAGTCGACAGCCATGGTGTGCTGCAGGTCGATGCCTTGACTGCGCAATTGGCTGCGGACATCGCCCAGGGCCTAAGTCCGATGTGCGTGATCGGCATGCTGGGCACCACTGCCACTGGCGCGATCGACCCTTTGCAGGCGATTGCCGACTGTGCTCGCCAGCATGACTTGTGGTTCCACGTCGATGCCGCCGCTGGTCTGGCCTTGGCTGCCTTGCCCGAGGCCAGGGCCATGATGTACGGCCTGCACGAGGCCGACTCGATCACCTTCGACCCCTGCAAGTGGATGTTCGCTGCCTTTGGCGTGGGCTGCCTGCTGGTGCGCAACGGCGAGCTGCTGGCGGGCAGCTTCTGGTCAGGCGGGCCGTACTGGGAAGAGAAGGGAGAGCTCGACACCTTCAAGATGAACCTGTACGGCACCCGCCAGTTTCGCTCCCTGGGTCTGTGGTGCCTGCTGCGCCACCTCGGCGTACAGGGTTATCGCCAGACGTTGCGCGGCATGACAGCCGCCGCCGCCAGCCTTCGTGAGCAGGTGCGGGCCGATACGCGCTACAGCCTGGTGCCGGATCAGGGACTGATGCCGGTCCTGGCGTTTCGTCCAAGGGCGGCCAGCGACCAGCAGGTCCAGCAACTGGTGGAGCTCTGCCAGCAACGTGGCTTGGGCTACCCCAGCATCTTGGACTGGCAAGGGCGTCAGTACCTGCGGGTCGCGGTCAGCAACCCGGACACTGGCGTGGCGCACATGCACTCCTTCAAACAAGGCCTCGACGGGCTGCTGGGCGAACTTGCCCTTCTTTCGGACTAG
- a CDS encoding amidohydrolase family protein yields the protein MNFVDFHIHAGKFALLRDDIQGLLTKFPFESGVDVRQIFSDPAALKAYLQGCGVVRAVILAECGPGTSFSIDSELILEFCGNDPFFVPFGNINPNHHPDPLAEWHKDHARGIKGYKFYPADHDFDPYLDSMMAVYEKCAEAGQPIMYHTGLTAQRDTEQKYIRPSDYRRLVETFPTLNVVFAHGGKPTWYDEALEMAERYPGVYLDTALVPPEVLADWLHDRPQIHHKVLFGSDLPVSGSYSAVCQRILGAGLDEQVLRAVLQDNANRLLG from the coding sequence ATGAACTTCGTTGACTTTCACATTCATGCCGGCAAGTTCGCTCTGCTGCGCGACGACATCCAGGGCCTGCTGACCAAGTTTCCTTTCGAGTCGGGTGTCGACGTGCGCCAGATCTTTTCCGACCCGGCCGCGCTCAAGGCTTACCTGCAAGGTTGTGGCGTGGTGCGCGCGGTGATCCTGGCCGAGTGCGGGCCGGGCACCAGCTTCTCCATCGATAGTGAGCTGATTCTAGAGTTCTGCGGCAACGATCCGTTCTTCGTGCCGTTCGGCAACATCAACCCCAACCATCATCCCGATCCGCTCGCCGAATGGCACAAGGACCATGCGCGCGGCATCAAGGGCTACAAATTCTACCCAGCCGACCACGACTTCGACCCGTACCTGGACTCGATGATGGCGGTCTACGAGAAATGCGCCGAGGCCGGCCAGCCGATCATGTATCACACCGGGCTGACCGCCCAGCGCGACACCGAGCAGAAATATATTCGCCCCAGCGACTATCGCCGCCTGGTGGAAACCTTCCCGACGCTGAACGTGGTGTTCGCCCATGGCGGCAAGCCGACCTGGTACGACGAAGCCTTGGAAATGGCAGAGCGCTATCCGGGGGTCTACCTCGATACCGCGCTGGTGCCGCCAGAGGTTCTGGCGGACTGGCTGCACGACCGGCCGCAGATTCACCACAAGGTGCTGTTCGGTTCGGACCTGCCGGTCAGCGGCAGCTACTCGGCGGTGTGCCAGCGCATTCTCGGCGCGGGTCTGGACGAGCAGGTACTGCGTGCCGTGCTGCAAGACAACGCCAACCGTTTGCTGGGCTAG
- a CDS encoding outer membrane lipoprotein-sorting protein yields the protein MKGLKQLKLLVSLLCLVEAGAALADERGLQIAQEADRRNTGWQDMAAELQMELRNAYGATSSRELEVQFLEVQGDGDKSLARFLSPADVRGTTLLTHAHSLQSDDQWQYFPSLRRVKRIASENKSGPFMGSEFAYEDMASWELDKYSYEYLGDEEVEGQQAYRLQMVPAYPRSGYTRQVTWLDKAHYRPLKVEYYDRKNALLKTQTYQDYQVYGERYWRAGQMRMVNHQTGKQTLMRWSNYRFGNGYDALAFDRSSLEARR from the coding sequence GTGAAGGGACTGAAACAATTGAAGCTGCTGGTCAGCCTGCTCTGCCTCGTTGAGGCGGGCGCGGCGTTGGCCGATGAGCGTGGCCTGCAGATTGCCCAGGAGGCGGATCGCCGCAACACGGGCTGGCAGGACATGGCGGCCGAACTGCAGATGGAACTGCGCAATGCCTACGGTGCGACCAGCAGTCGTGAGCTAGAGGTGCAGTTTCTCGAAGTGCAGGGCGATGGCGACAAGAGCCTGGCGCGATTTCTCAGCCCGGCGGATGTGCGCGGTACGACCCTGCTGACCCACGCCCACAGCTTGCAGTCAGACGATCAGTGGCAGTACTTCCCGTCGCTTCGCAGGGTCAAGCGTATCGCCTCGGAGAACAAGTCCGGGCCGTTCATGGGCAGTGAGTTCGCCTATGAGGACATGGCCAGTTGGGAGCTGGACAAGTACAGCTACGAGTACCTGGGCGACGAGGAAGTCGAAGGGCAGCAGGCGTACCGCTTGCAGATGGTGCCGGCGTATCCGCGCTCGGGCTACACGCGTCAGGTAACCTGGCTGGACAAGGCACATTACCGGCCTCTGAAAGTCGAGTACTACGACCGCAAGAACGCGCTGCTCAAGACCCAGACCTACCAGGACTACCAGGTCTATGGCGAGCGCTACTGGCGTGCCGGACAGATGCGCATGGTCAATCACCAGACCGGCAAACAGACACTGATGCGCTGGAGCAACTATCGCTTCGGCAACGGCTACGACGCGCTTGCCTTCGACAGAAGTAGCCTGGAAGCCCGGCGCTGA
- a CDS encoding DNA alkylation repair protein — protein MDFKDHFDQALCQELGLRAAALAPGFDAQRYQAALPTELQGLEMKARVRALAEALWHGLGLSFDEAVPVLTGMLDALPQTRLGRMSGFPVWVIADIVETRGLDDFELAMQAIHKVTRHFTSEFAIRPYLVACPQQTLAVLTGWLDDDSSDVRRLISEGTRPRLPWASRVPSLLLDPTPILPLLERLRDDPSLYVRRSVANNLNDISKDHPALVVELLSRWKAELPSEQGQWMVRHAARTLTRQGNAAALELLGYLRTTPVKVKRFEVSPPSIVAGQSITLDCDIQVEGAGEHGLMVDYAILAPGARGQTNRRVFKWSKRKKQAQGSVRLQREHGIATNQVRSYYPGAHQIQLIVNGQVLAEGTFELGT, from the coding sequence ATGGACTTCAAGGATCATTTCGATCAAGCACTGTGCCAGGAGCTGGGCCTGCGCGCCGCGGCATTGGCGCCGGGCTTCGATGCCCAGCGTTACCAGGCGGCCCTGCCGACCGAGCTGCAAGGCCTGGAAATGAAAGCCCGGGTACGGGCGTTGGCCGAGGCGCTGTGGCACGGGCTGGGGCTGTCGTTCGACGAAGCCGTGCCGGTGCTCACGGGCATGCTCGATGCCTTGCCCCAGACGCGCTTGGGGCGCATGAGCGGGTTCCCGGTGTGGGTCATCGCCGATATCGTCGAGACCCGTGGCCTGGACGATTTCGAGCTGGCGATGCAGGCCATTCACAAGGTCACCCGACACTTCACCAGCGAGTTCGCCATTCGCCCGTACCTGGTGGCCTGTCCGCAGCAGACCCTGGCGGTGCTGACCGGCTGGCTAGACGATGACAGCTCCGACGTGCGCCGGCTGATCAGCGAAGGCACTCGGCCGCGCCTGCCTTGGGCTTCACGTGTGCCCTCGCTGCTGCTCGATCCGACGCCGATCCTGCCGCTGCTCGAACGTCTGCGCGACGATCCCAGTCTTTATGTGCGGCGTTCGGTGGCCAACAACCTCAACGACATCAGCAAGGATCATCCCGCGTTGGTGGTCGAGCTGCTCAGCCGCTGGAAAGCCGAGCTGCCGAGCGAGCAGGGGCAGTGGATGGTACGCCACGCCGCGCGCACTCTGACGCGCCAGGGCAACGCCGCGGCCCTCGAGCTGCTTGGCTATTTGCGCACGACACCGGTCAAGGTTAAGCGTTTCGAGGTCAGTCCGCCGAGCATCGTGGCCGGCCAGAGCATCACGCTGGACTGCGATATCCAGGTCGAAGGGGCGGGCGAACATGGCCTGATGGTCGACTACGCCATCCTCGCTCCCGGTGCTCGCGGGCAGACCAATCGCCGGGTATTCAAGTGGAGCAAGCGCAAGAAGCAGGCCCAGGGCAGCGTGCGCCTGCAGCGCGAGCATGGCATCGCCACCAACCAGGTGCGTAGTTATTACCCCGGTGCGCATCAGATACAGCTGATAGTCAATGGACAGGTACTGGCCGAAGGTACCTTCGAACTGGGCACCTGA